A window of the Planococcus citri chromosome 4, ihPlaCitr1.1, whole genome shotgun sequence genome harbors these coding sequences:
- the LOC135845659 gene encoding uncharacterized protein LOC135845659 isoform X1, with protein MYYFVVNNLFLCFVIISTLHISGTICQDENIPDQPVEPQDELKNLREEYKALKTDNEFLKQESNDLMKRAQDLQQRLEALERLNEETARANRRNNVVIYGVPNNALAPGERAADLVKKIGDAINFPITDKDIIDCYRLQVNERASRHGDPMLIKFASPDIKDLFMKKLKMQDVTAAIFGGDRMVKIFVNEHLTKTASMIFREALGLKHYGYPFVWTKNGYVYVKKGGEDQPAVRVETLEQVSKLLDAAKKPESPAGVAAGSGTNDSTTSPATAESVTEPAAEFTTPPAVESAINPVANSTAQQDVESTAQEAAESTSEAVAEPETEATAAAA; from the coding sequence GACCAACCTGTCGAGCCTCAAGACGAACTTAAGAATTTACGCGAAGAATACAAAGCTTTAAAAACCgataacgaatttttgaaacaagaaaGTAACGATTTAATGAAACGAGCTCAAGACTTGCAACAACGTCTAGAAGCACTGGAACGCCTGAACGAAGAGACAGCTCGCGCAAATCGACGCAACAACGTCGTCATCTACGGCGTCCCGAATAATGCTCTAGCACCCGGCGAACGAGCCGCCGATCTAGTTAAGAAAATCGGCGACGCTATCAATTTCCCCATTACCGACAAGGATATCATCGATTGCTACAGACTGCAGGTGAACGAACGAGCCAGCAGACACGGAGATCCGATGCTGATCAAATTCGCCAGTCCGGATATCAAAGACTTATTcatgaagaagttgaaaatgcaAGATGTAACAGCCGCCATTTTCGGAGGCGACcgtatggtgaaaattttcgtcAACGAGCATCTCACCAAAACAGCTTCGATGATATTCCGCGAAGCTTTAGGATTGAAACATTACGGATACCCGTTCGTGTGGACGAAGAATGGTTACGTTTATGTTAAAAAAGGCGGCGAAGATCAGCCAGCTGTAAGAGTAGAAACACTCGAACAAGTATCTAAATTACTAGACGCGGCTAAAAAGCCCGAATCGCCAGCTGGAGTAGCAGCAGGATCTGGAACTAACGATTCTACAACCAGTCCAGCTACTGCTGAATCTGTTACCGAACCAGCAGCAGAATTTACGACGCCTCCGGCAGTAGAATCTGCCATAAATCCGGTTGCAAATTCCACAGCGCAACAAGACGTAGAATCAACAGCCCAGGAAGCTGCAGAATCAACGTCAGAAGCAGTTGCAGAACCGGAAACAGAAGCCACAGCAGCTGCGGCTTAA